From a single Miscanthus floridulus cultivar M001 chromosome 8, ASM1932011v1, whole genome shotgun sequence genomic region:
- the LOC136472905 gene encoding uncharacterized protein isoform X2 yields the protein MASLHPTTAMLAHRHSPVPSVSASSLSWSASIAVSRIPPAPGLALHSPVPPPASGNRQSPVVCAAWTRRSRGEAEQRPNRKSWKQRTDMYRRPFLLNVFFSKRFVHAKVMHRGTSKVIAVATTNAKDLRLTLPSLVDDNACRTIGRLIAERSMDADVFALAYEPKKNERIEGKLGIVIDTIKEHGIIFV from the exons ATGGCCTCACTCCACCCCACGACGGCCATGCTGGCCCATCGCCATTCCCCTGTGCCCTCTGTCAGCGCATCGTCGCTCTCATGGTCCGCCTCCATCGCCGTCTCCCGCATCCCGCCGGCCCCTGGTCTCGCGCTCCACTCACCGGTTCCTCCTCCCGCCTCCGGCAACCGCCAG AGCCCGGTGGTGTGCGCGGCGTGGACGCGGCGGTCGCGCGGGGAGGCGGAGCAGCGGCCCAACCGCAAGTCGTGGAAGCAGCGCACGGACATGTACAGGCGCCCCTTCCTGCTCAATGTTTTTTTCTCCAAGCGCTTCGTGCACGCAAAGGTCATGCACAGGGGTACCAGCAAGGTCATCGCCGTCGCCACCACTAACGCCAAGGACCTCCGGCTCACCCTCCCGTCCCTTGTCGACGACAACGCCTGCAGGACCATCGGGAGGCTCATCGCCGAGAGGTCCATGGACGCCGACGTCTTTGCTCTGGCCTATGAGCCCAAGAAGAACGAGAGGATCGAGGGCAAGCTCGGGATCGTGATTGACACCATTAAGGAGCACGGCATCATCTTCGTCTAG
- the LOC136472905 gene encoding uncharacterized protein isoform X1, whose translation MASLHPTTAMLAHRHSPVPSVSASSLSWSASIAVSRIPPAPGLALHSPVPPPASGNRQQSPVVCAAWTRRSRGEAEQRPNRKSWKQRTDMYRRPFLLNVFFSKRFVHAKVMHRGTSKVIAVATTNAKDLRLTLPSLVDDNACRTIGRLIAERSMDADVFALAYEPKKNERIEGKLGIVIDTIKEHGIIFV comes from the exons ATGGCCTCACTCCACCCCACGACGGCCATGCTGGCCCATCGCCATTCCCCTGTGCCCTCTGTCAGCGCATCGTCGCTCTCATGGTCCGCCTCCATCGCCGTCTCCCGCATCCCGCCGGCCCCTGGTCTCGCGCTCCACTCACCGGTTCCTCCTCCCGCCTCCGGCAACCGCCAG CAGAGCCCGGTGGTGTGCGCGGCGTGGACGCGGCGGTCGCGCGGGGAGGCGGAGCAGCGGCCCAACCGCAAGTCGTGGAAGCAGCGCACGGACATGTACAGGCGCCCCTTCCTGCTCAATGTTTTTTTCTCCAAGCGCTTCGTGCACGCAAAGGTCATGCACAGGGGTACCAGCAAGGTCATCGCCGTCGCCACCACTAACGCCAAGGACCTCCGGCTCACCCTCCCGTCCCTTGTCGACGACAACGCCTGCAGGACCATCGGGAGGCTCATCGCCGAGAGGTCCATGGACGCCGACGTCTTTGCTCTGGCCTATGAGCCCAAGAAGAACGAGAGGATCGAGGGCAAGCTCGGGATCGTGATTGACACCATTAAGGAGCACGGCATCATCTTCGTCTAG